A section of the Harmonia axyridis chromosome 2, icHarAxyr1.1, whole genome shotgun sequence genome encodes:
- the LOC123673816 gene encoding AFG3-like protein 2, with protein MESASLTGVVLPTILVAGIVVCMMSIAEMMVGRRGKRGGVMESTAKMINPSEVGVKFKDVAGCEEAKIEIMEFVNFLKNPQQYIDLGAKIPKGAMLTGPPGTGKTLLAKATAGEAHVPFLSVSGSEFLEMYVGVGPSRVRDLFSMARKNAPCILFIDEIDAVGRKRGGRSFGGHSEQENTLIQLLVEMDGFNTTTNVVVLAATNRVDILDKALLRPGRFDRQIVVPAPDIKGRASIFKVHLEPLKTNLNKNDLARKMAALTPGFTGADIANVCNEAALIAARDLNESINMKNFEQAIERVVAGMEKKTNVLSPEEKKTVAYHEAGHAVAGWFLEHADPLLKVSIIPLGIGLGYTQYLPKDQYLYTKEQLFDRMCMTLGGRVSEELFFKRITTGAQDDLQKVTQSAYAQIVHYGMNSKVGNVSFEMPRQGDMQFEKLYSESTSQLIDAEVRILIANAHKRTTELLTKHKDLVAKVAERLLQREIISRDDMIELLGKRPFPEKSTYEEFVEGTGSFEEDTTLPEGLKDWNKSKEKKEGPAVSAGV; from the exons ATGGAATCCGCTAGTTTGACTGGTGTTGTTTTACCGACAATCCTGGTAGCAGGAATTGTGGTATGCATGATGAGCATAGCCGAAATGATGGTTGGTAGACGAGGCAAACGAGGAGGCGTTATGGAAAGTACCGCCAAAATGATAAATCCAAGTGAAGTTGGAGTTAAATTCAA ggATGTTGCTGGATGTGAAGAAGCTAAAATCGAAATTATGGAGTTCGTCAATTTTCTGAAGAACCCCCAGCAATATATCGATCTAGGAGCTAAAATACCTAAAGGAGCTATGCTTACAG GTCCTCCTGGAACAGGTAAAACTCTACTAGCCAAAGCTACTGCAGGAGAAGCACATGTTCCATTTTTATCAGTATCAGGTTCAGAATTTTTGGAGATGTATGTAGGTGTTGGTCCTTCTAGGGTGAGGGACTTATTCTCTATGGCGAGAAAGAACGCACCTTGTATCTTGTTTATAGATGAAATAGACGCTGTTGGTCGAAAGAGAGGTGGAAGAAGTTTTGGCGGACATTCAGAGCAAGAAAACACGCTGATTCAACTTTTAGTCGAAATGGATGGTTTTAATACCACCACAAATGTTGTAGTTCTTGCAGCAACAAACCGTGTTGACATCTTGGACAAGGCTCTTTTGAGACCTGGTCGATTCGATAGGCAAATAGTCGTTCCTGCTCCCGACATAAAGGGTAGAGCTAGTATTTTCAAGGTTCATTTGGAACCGTTGAAAaccaatttgaataaaaatgatcTCGCTAGGAAAATGGCAGCACTTACTCCAGGCTTCACTGGAGCTGATATCGCAAATGTATGCAACGAAGCTGCTTTGATTGCAGCAAGAGATTTAAACGaatcaataaatatgaaaaatttcgaacagGCTATTGAAAGAGTTGTCGCTGGTATGGAGAAGAAAACCAATGTTCTTTCACCTGAGGAAAAGAAAACGGTGGCATATCATGAGGCCGGACATGCTGTCGCAGGTTGGTTTTTGGAACATGCAGATCCTCTTCTAAAAGTATCTATTATACCGCTTGGAATTGGATTGGGATATACCCAGTATTTACCCAAAGATCAATACCTATACACTAAAGAACAACTTTTTGATAGAATGTGTATGACCTTAGGAGGACGAGTATCTGAAGAGCTTTTCTTCAAGAGGATCACAACAGGGGCTCAAGACGATTTGCAAAAAGTAACACAAAGTGCCTATGCTCAGATAGTACATTATGGAATGAACAGTAAAGTTGGCAATGTTAGTTTTGAAATGCCTAGGCAAGGAGATATGCAATTTGAGAAACTCTATTCCGAGAGCACCTCTCAACTCATAGATGCAGAAGTAAGAATATTAATAGCAAATGCACATAAAAGAACGACAGAATTACTGACAAAACATAAAGATTTAGTTGCCAAAGTTGCAGAAAGATTACTTCAACGTGAAATCATAAGCAGAGATGACATGATTGAATTATTAGGTAAAAGACCATTCCCAGAAAAATCAACCTATGAAGAATTTGTTGAGGGTACAGGATCATTTGAAGAGGATACTACTTTACCTGAGGGTCTCAAAGACTGGAATAAATCAAAAGAAAAGAAGGAAGGACCAGCTGTTAGTGCTggtgtatga